A stretch of DNA from Terriglobia bacterium:
GTGCAGGGGATATGGCAGAAAGCCTGTGCCGGGAATATTTGATGGAAAGACTCCAGGAGAAGCTGCAAAAGCAGGAGAAAAGGCTCGAGCGGACCCTGAAGGCGATCGACCCTTCCCGCTTGCGTTCTCGCATCGCGTTTTTGCTCGCGGGCATGGAGCTTCCTGCGGAATCGAATACCATCGTGGATGCTGCAGATTGGGCCGCAAAAAGGCCCAATCGGCGGCGCAGAAAACAGAATCCATTTCAGCCGACGCTCTTTCCGCTGCACGAGGAAGCTCTGGAGCGCGCTCAACGCATCCTCAGGCAGCTGATGGAACCTATCCTGGCATTCCGGCCACGATACGATTTCCGCAAGGCGACCGACGATCAGATTCATGCCCTGCGTATCGGCGCCAAAAAACTGCGCTATGCCATGGAGCTTTTCGATCCTATCTGGCGAGGCGGATTGAAAAATCCGATCGCGGAAGCCCGCGCACTCCAGGACGCTGCAGGCGATTTTCACGATTCGTGCGATCTCTGCCGGTGTCTCAAAACAGACATCCGGCGTTTGAACAAAGGCGAGACCGTGCATCTGGCTTTTCAGATCGGTCGTCTGCTCGCCTTTGCGGAAGAGCGCCGGACCGAACTGAGAAAGCAGATTCTCCCCGCCATGAAGACCCTTCAATCAACCCTTCACCAACTGCTTGGAGAAACCGGCGCCGGGAAAGATCTCAGACCGCCCGCCATGGCGGAAAGTTTGGCGAAGAGCAGACTTTAACTCCTGAGTTCCGCCACCCCAGCTGCAGCACAACGCATTGTCGATCCCGGAACAAAGTTTCTGTGGTGCGCAAGCTTGCCGCACGCCGTTTCGGCGTGATCAAAAAATCACGATCTCTTGATGCTACGCTAACAGAATCATCAAGTATCTGTGCAACCATTAGCGCGTACTAAATTATCAGCAGGAGGTGCGGGTATGCTTGAGCCAATCAAAAGATTCCGAGTGCTGGTTTTTGATCCTGACGGCGAAGTTGAAAAATTGGTAACGGATATTCTCACAGAGGCTCCTTGCGATGTCGCCCGCGCGCAACCGAGCGACTCGCTCCATGAAACCTTCACTTATCACTTTCCCTTTGACGCAGTGGTGATGAACGTGACACAGCGCACCGGCCACTTCCTCGACATGATCCCTGCTATCAGAAAGGTTTCTCCCAAAGCTGAAATATTTGTGTTGTCCCGATCGGCGGATGA
This window harbors:
- a CDS encoding CHAD domain-containing protein; amino-acid sequence: MDEERSTGEFGKTILQQRADSLLDELVSLKRRPDEKSIHDTRVQSRRLRAALEAFQDLFAPHPWQAVYSAVKEITRTLGGPRETGVIILLLRDLGGAGDMAESLCREYLMERLQEKLQKQEKRLERTLKAIDPSRLRSRIAFLLAGMELPAESNTIVDAADWAAKRPNRRRRKQNPFQPTLFPLHEEALERAQRILRQLMEPILAFRPRYDFRKATDDQIHALRIGAKKLRYAMELFDPIWRGGLKNPIAEARALQDAAGDFHDSCDLCRCLKTDIRRLNKGETVHLAFQIGRLLAFAEERRTELRKQILPAMKTLQSTLHQLLGETGAGKDLRPPAMAESLAKSRL